The following proteins come from a genomic window of Triticum aestivum cultivar Chinese Spring chromosome 6A, IWGSC CS RefSeq v2.1, whole genome shotgun sequence:
- the LOC123127962 gene encoding protein ALTERED PHOSPHATE STARVATION RESPONSE 1 translates to MGCKGSKLDEQEAVALCRGRADLLAVAVRHRDALGAAHAALAGSLLSVSSSLHLLLVSASARPRTGITLPVAANAKAVDPPPAAPQPSSPPHSSSHIDFAPSSGSDSGSVASSPPRRVHDQLHHALPHPHALLFPHYGYGYGYGYEPEPPFGYPPGSLQLYYARSRPPPASVAVEQRAPASERVYFGSSDPAGGNARYYSYGGEATPAGKAPAPPPSPPRASSWDFFNVFDDYQVHDNYCYDAAGAGTTATTPYTPSRCSRDVREEEGIPELEEDDAVVKEVSSEHYMTGSGGARSRRSSVGGMSSSEEENCVVDKGVLSGGGMARQHAPAQPNVSASVRTHRKSSESADFAGEIKAQFVRAADAVWAVAPILEVDRRSYQYHPRSSVYHVSSRMVSTAALPNSAYGGEELDVGGWKKVAEGGRSLSVTLQKLYIWEKKLYNEVKSEEKMRLLLAKNSKRLKFLDQKGAEAQKIEATQNLVRKLSAKIRMAVRVIAKVSKKINRVRDEELCPQIMALIQGFVKMWQEKLDCYQTQCEAISEAKNLDSTISGGISRDLAMELEVDLVKWIVNFCSWVNAQRSFVKALNGWLALCLNYQQEETPDGAPPYSPGRVGAPLVFVICNTWSQAMDRISEKEVVTAMQALVSSVRNQCEHRAAVEPSELIFVTREREKWNRILERKSVEINREADTLNRKLALVPGRQSLLPTAQTYQAHFLEADSLQVSLSRVLQSLESFASSSLQAFRETLRHAEEEMLSRESVKAS, encoded by the exons ATGGGGTGCAAGGGGTCCAAGCTGGACGAGCAGGAGGCGGTGGCGCTGTGCCGCGGCCGGGCCGACCTGCTCGCGGTCGCCGTCCGCCACCGCGACGCGCTCGGGGCCGCGCACGCCGCGCTCGCCGGCTCGCTCCTCTCCGTCTCCTCCtcgctccacctcctcctcgtctccgCCTCCGCCCGCCCGCGCACGGGGATCACGCTCCCCGTCGCCGCCAATGCCAAGGCCGTCGACCCCCCGCCAGCGGCGCCGCAGCCCTCCTCGCCCCCGCACTCCTCCTCGCACATCGACTTCGCGCCCTCCTCCGGATCCGACTCCGGCTCCGTCGCCTCCTCGCCTCCCCGCCGCGTCCacgaccaactccaccacgcgCTCCCGCACCCGCACGCGCTGCTGTTCCCGCATTACGGGTACGGGTACGGGTACGGCTACGAGCCCGAGCCACCGTTCGGGTACCCGCCGGGGTCGCTGCAGCTCTACTACGCGCGGAGCCGCCCGCCTCCGGCCTCGGTCGCCGTCGAGCAGCGCGCGCCCGCGTCGGAGCGCGTCTACTTCGGCTCCTCCGACCCGGCGGGCGGGAACGCGCGGTATTACTCGTACGGAGGAGAGGCCACGCCGGCAGGTAAGGCGCCTGctcccccgccgtcgccgccgagggCGAGCTCGTGGGACTTCTTCAATGTGTTCGACGACTACCAAGTGCACGACAACTACTGTTACGATGCTGCCGGCGCCGGGACCACGGCGACGACACCGTACACGCCGAGCCGGTGCTCGCGGGACGTGCGGGAGGAGGAGGGCATCCCGGAGCTCGAGGAGGACGACGCGGTCGTCAAGGAGGTGTCCAGCGAGCACTATATGACCGGGAGTGGCGGTGCTCGCAGCCGACGCAGCTCGGTCGGCGGCATGAGCAGCAGCGAAGAGGAGAATTGTGTTGTCGATAAGGGAGTGCTCTCCGGAGGTGGCATGGCGCGGCAACATGCGCCAGCGCAGCCTAATGTCTCAGCCTCCGTGCGGACTCACCGGAAGTCATCGGAGAGTGCAGACTTCGCCGGGGAGATCAAGGCGCAGTTTGTTCGAGCGGCGGATGCAGTCTGGGCGGTCGCACCGATCCTGGAGGTGGACAGGCGGAGTTACCAATACCACCCCCGCAGCTCAGTGTACCATG TTTCGTCTCGGATGGTGTCGACGGCTGCATTACCAAATTCAGCGTACGGAGGTGAAGAGTTGGATGTTGGAGGTTGGAAGAAGGTGGCTGAAGGGGGGAGGAGCTTATCGGTCACCCTGCAGAAACTCTATATCTGGGAGAAGAAATTATATAATGAGGTTAAG TCTGAAGAAAAAATGCGCCTCCTGCTAGCCAAGAACTCCAAGCGGCTGAAGTTCTTGGACCAAAAGGGTGCTGAAGCTCAGAAGATCGAGGCGACTCAAAATTTGGTCAGGAAGCTGTCGGCAAAAATAAGAATGGCTGTGCGAGTTATTGCTAAGGTTTCAAAAAAGATAAACAGAGTTAGGGATGAGGAATTGTGCCCACAAATTATGGCCTTAATCCAAGG GTTTGTAAAGATGTGGCAAGAAAAGCTGGACTGCTACCAGACTCAGTGTGAAGCAATATCGGAGGCGAAGAACCTGGATTCGACCATCTCCGGCGGGATCAGTCGGGATCTAGCAATGGAGCTTGAAGTGGACCTGGTTAAATGGATTGTGAATTTCTGCTCTTGGGTAAACGCGCAAAGGAGCTTCGTGAAGGCACTGAACGGGTGGCTGGCGCTGTGCCTCAACTATCAGCAGGAGGAGACGCCCGACGGAGCTCCTCCCTACTCTCCCGGAAGGGTGGGCGCGCCTCTCGTGTTCGTCATCTGCAACACCTGGTCGCAGGCCATGGATCGGATTTCCGAGAAGGAAGTGGTCACCGCCATGCAGGCCCTCGTGTCCAGCGTGCGCAACCAGTGCGAGCACAGAGCCGCCGTTGAGCCAAGCGAGCTGATCTTCGTGACCCGGGAAAGAGAGAAGTGGAACAGGATTCTGGAGAGGAAGTCCGTGGAGATTAACAGGGAGGCAGACACACTGAACAGGAAGCTGGCCCTGGTGCCGGGCCGGCAGAGCCTGCTTCCGACGGCGCAAACGTACCAGGCGCATTTTCTTGAGGCAGACAGCCTGCAGGTGAGCTTGAGCCGGGTGCTTCAGTCCTTGGAGAGCTTCGCGTCCAGTTCGCTGCAAGCTTTCCGGGAGACTCTGAGACATGCTGAAGAAGAAATGCTGTCCAGAGAGAGTGTTAAAGCTTCATAG
- the LOC123127963 gene encoding receptor-like cytoplasmic kinase 176, whose translation MVAPQPNAHAAAAMSSPGQPRKSPSAPTTSGSGSGSSRPVAAGATNGGSEASPSREGRILEAPNLRIFTFAELKAATRNFKSDTLLGEGGFGRVHKGWVDEKTMSPARSGAGMPVAVKKLNPESLQGVQEWQSEVNFLGRLIHPNLVRLLGYCWEDKELLLVYEYMAKGNLEDHLFRSEPRKGAGAFQPLSWSLRLRVAIDAARGLAFLHSSEKHVIYRDFKASNILLDTQFHAKLSDFGLAKDGPAGGSSHVTTRVMGTYGYAAPEYVATGHLYVKSDVYGFGVVLLEVLTGLRALDTDRPSGQHSLVDWAKPHLADRRKLARLMDPRLEGQYSSRGAQRAAQLTLRCLAADHTNRPSMKEVVAVLQEVESMSRGGSVGSASPRPNNARGGHGHGQSPRPGYMSERASPAGSQHPSPRVR comes from the exons ATGGTCGCGCCCCAGCCCAATGCACACGCAGCGGCAGCAATGAGCTCCCCGGGGCAGCCTCGGAAGTCGCCGAGCGCGCCCACGACCTCCGGCAGCGGCAGCGGAAGCAGCCGTCCGGTGGCTGCAGGCGCCACGAATGGCGGCAGCGAGGCCAGCCCCAGCCGGGAGGGGAGGATCCTGGAGGCGCCCAACCTCCGGATCTTCACGTTCGCGGAGCTCAAGGCCGCCACGCGGAACTTCAAGTCGGACACTCTCCTCGGCGAGGGCGGGTTCGGGCGGGTGCACAAGGGCTGGGTCGACGAGAAGACCATGAGCCCggccaggagcggcgccggcatgCCCGTCGCCGTCAAGAAGCTCAACCCCGAGAGCCTGCAGGGCGTCCAAGAATGGCAG TCGGAGGTGAATTTCCTGGGAAGGCTCATCCATCCCAACCTGGTGAGGCTGCTGGGGTACTGCTGGGAGGACAAGGAGCTCCTGCTTGTCTACGAGTACATGGCCAAGGGCAACCTCGAGGATCACCTCTTCAGAAGCGAGCCACGGA AAGGCGCGGGCGCGTTTCAGCCGCTGTCGTGGAGCCTCCGGCTGCGCGTGGCGATCGACGCGGCGCGCGGGCTGGCGTTCCTGCACTCCTCGGAGAAGCACGTCATCTACCGGGACTTCAAGGCCTCCAACATCCTCCTCGACACG CAATTCCACGCGAAGCTCTCGGACTTCGGGCTGGCCAAGGACGGGCCGGCGGGCGGCAGCAGCCACGTGACCACCCGGGTGATGGGCACCTACGGCTACGCGGCGCCGGAGTACGTGGCGACGGGGCACCTGTACGTGAAGAGCGACGTGTACGGCTTCGGCGTGGTGCTGCTGGAGGTGCTGACGGGCCTGCGCGCGCTGGACACGGACCGGCCCAGCGGCCAGCACAGCCTGGTGGACTGGGCCAAGCCGCACCTGGCGGACCGCCGCAAGCTGGCGCGCCTCATGGACCCGCGCCTCGAGGGCCAGTACTCGTCCAGGGGCGCGCAGCGGGCGGCGCAGCTCACGCTGCGCTGCCTCGCCGCCGACCACACCAACCGCCCGTCCATGAAGGAGGTCGTCGCCGTGCTCCAGGAGGTCGAGTCCATGTCCAGGGGCGGCTCCGTCGGCTCGGCGTCGCCGCGACCGAACAACGCGCGGGGTGGACACGGTCACGGACAGTCGCCACGGCCAGGGTACATGTCGGAACGGGCCAGCCCGGCCGGCAGCCAGCACCCGTCTCCTCGAGTGAGGTAG